taaaaatgtcaaatgtttctTCCGATGGTGAAGGAAAAATAAACATGTCTTCCCtttgtattaatttgttttttcttacttttattttttggaagattttttttttcttgcataacCCTctcttattttatgtatttgtttacagAAAACAAGACTATTTTGCATCTACAGTAAAtgaatcttgatttaagaatgtttatgcTTTTGTACGGAGTAAAAAATCACTTTTGCAGTGAGTTACGATAATTTATGAAGACCTGTAATTTTCACCTCTCAGATGTTAAAACTGACAGAAATCAATCCCATATAGTGATAAAAGCACATTGATAACATTCTTGCAACACCTCAGTATAATACTGTACAATTTACTTACTCTATTTTTACCATTCCTGTTTAACATGCTTTTGATAAAAAACAAAGgactttaaaaagcatttaattgTCTGTTAAGAGATGCAGCCCTGGTTCACGATGAATTATTCATGTCACATATCACAGACGTGTGGGATGGGGATTACCTCTCTCCTGGGACGGATGCATTGCATTTATCCGCTCCTCCCATTTCCGTTCATACTCATATAATCATATTTCAAACAATCTCCTCTTATTCAGGAAAGAGCTCTGGCGCGCCTCACCAGAAACATAAGTCTGCGTCCTCTGAGTGAAAGCATCTCAGTGCAGCTGTACTGCAAAATGTGATCTGCTTTGTCATCAGAGTACTTCGACCTTGAAATGTGTACAGTGCAATGCTATTTACAGTAGAGAGCGATTCGGCAATAAACATGAAATacctttttttattcaaataaatgcagccttggtgcagTCTTTCAACAACATGTAAAAAATCGTACCGATCTTGAACTTTTTAACAGTGCTGGTCTTAATAAATTGACAGTTCTCcactgttttatttttgtcatggTGAAATGTTGTCTTTTTTAACTTGCATGTACCACACCAGTTAAAATCAAGCCTTACCCtctgtttttctcatttttaCTGGAAATATGTCACATTAAAGAAGTAAAATGAGTCGCAAACAACTGTATTTTCCACAGTTGATTACTCTCAGTACATAAAGACAATTGTTTTGCACtacaagttttctgaaatgttatatttaaGCATAAggatctaattaaatatgcattgatTTGCATACATTTACACGACAGAAGTCTGAACATAGGATAAAGCCAGATTcaaaattatttagttttgttcagATCTCAGAGTTAAAGGTTTGATTTAAATGGTGTCTTGCCTTAAACAGtgaaatgaaatattgaaatgtTTCATTAAGTGTCAATAGAAATATACTTTCATTCATAAGCACACATGAACGGATGTTAAGAGCAGCATGATTGGCTCAGAtgttgctgtgtttgtgtgtgacagtGTTTAACTCAATTAGCTCATAATTAGTGAGCGTTTATTAAAGGTCACTGACAGCAAACGTGTTGAGAATCAGAAccctttaaattaaatatttaagaaagaaaagaaatgaattGGATGGTGAAAAGCGAATATTAGATTCACAAACGTTTGgaatcagtaataaaaaaaaggatgCATCAAACTGATTAGAAGTGccagtaaagaaatgtataacattacaaaagatttctatttcaaatgaatgctgctcttttgaactttctattcatctgtgaatcctgaaaaacaaaactGATCACACTTCCCACAAAAAAATATGAActgctttcaacactgataataatcagaaatgtttcttgagcactaaattaatgatttctgaaggatcatgtgacacctgtgtaatgatgctgaaaattcagctgtgcatcacagaaataaattacagtttacaatatattcataCAGGGAACAgcgattttaaattgtaataatatttcaccatatttcttattttattgtatttttgatcaaataaatgcagccttgcagagcagaagagacttctttaaaaaacattaaaaacaatcatACAAGCAACATAACCAGAAGGAGAGCTAAAGCAATGCTTAAATAGCTAATTGgcaattttttaacatttttaatagtcCACACAGCCTCAGACATTGATTTTCGAGTGAAGCAGTGCAAGcaattacatttttgataaaAGATAATGTGCACTGATGTATATATTATTCACTGAGACCATGCAGCGGTAATAGGATCATTTGGATATCACCTGACCTTAATGTAATCCTGATTCATATTAAAACACATAGCCACGACAATTTGATCGAGTTTTATTTAACTTGGACACACAACCTGAGATATGCCACGAACTGAATAGGCAACATAGTGTTTACAGACTCTGTGTGATGTGACATTGATTATTGTGTAAGCACTGTTTCCACCCAAATGGCCTTTAGCAGCATACAAACATCGTGCATGGCATCAAAACGGCACGGAAATACATTAATCATCCATGCTTACAAAGTATCATTTGGTTTGTGGGATATTTTATGAATGACACACTGTCCACTGTACCTCACACCGGATGTGATTATTGACACTCACACAATGTTATTCAACACAATACCATTCAATCAGAGATCATACTGATGTTTACTGTATATGCACACATGTAATGGTCAAATAAacaattgcaaacatttttttttaatatatatacaaatgttttgtattacattttatcgAGACATAGAACAGATTTCCTTTTCAAAGTTACAAGATGTTGATCAAAATCcaacttttttgtatttttttatttttttatggattaaTCTTTTAAAATTTCTCTGGGTAACATTTCGCACACAtttcgctgtgtgtgtgtgtgtgtgtgtgtgtgtgtgtgtgtgtgaaatgtgacACAGATGTGATAGAATATCATAATTGAAAATCTAAAGGGTTAAATCTTTAATAAtagaaaattattacaaatttaaaaaaagatataataattattattattacttcatatttgagtaatttaatatttaaatgggaaatgtgttttcaaattcataaaaataatgtcacaataaaaaacgctaatgatttattttatttttttaattttggtgaaatatgacccagacataATTTAATTGTGTTCCAAATAAAATCCCTAATAAGAGGAAAttgttaaaaattacattttaataaaattcttAATGAGAAACAAATGGTAAAACTtgtgattttaatgattttatgaaaTGATCATATGTATTCTGGAATGTTTTAAAGGATGCAGGACTTTGGAAATGTAAAGATTATTTAAATCAAAGATATATCAATATACTGCAGCCAATATTTTCCCTTAGCTTGGCAGATTATAATGTTAGTTTCCggttttaatctatatttatgaGACTAATTTTGCAAATTCATTTCGAACATCACTTTTTATTTTGAGTCctgcttttttctgtttttggtgAAAACTGATCTTAATGCTCAATGACTTTTCTTTTCACAGCAACACATAAATGCGATGTCATCACCAaagcttttaaataattaaacacgAACACTAAAATAACAGTCTGAGACACTTACACTCCTATAAAAAGAAGAGGTAGTTgcaggaaataaaataaaaaaacatataaaaacgaCTGGAATGCTTTAGTTTGATCCTACCTAAATATTATCTTACATAGATaagataatgtttatttaatatgaaGCATGATTTTCAAAGATTATGTATTTTGTTTGAGGTTCTCTTGTCCTTTCGGCTACatgtattaaattattcaaaGCACTGACACCGTTGCCATAAATAGATCAGaagaaaaatgtgtatatatatatatgaatagttTTTTACTGAATCGTTTCTGTTTTGCTATCAAGCAGTattgattttatgattttatttattttcctttcttttttttaattctttttttatgcCTTTGACAGGACAGCTGCATGAATCATAATCATGGGATAAAACATTTGAAGTCTAAGCTGTTGATTTGTGTTTCTGGTAAACAGTCAGTACCCTGGGATCCAACATAGTGTTATTTGTCGTGAAGTTTAACTTTAAGGAAGTATGTTGTTTTGCTCATCTGTGTGTATTTAAAATTGCATTGAAAGTGTTTTGCATTCTGATTGAATCATCAGAGAGAAAAATGATAGAAAAGTCCATTTCAAATTTGCAAAGTCAACATGAACTCAAATTAACTATCATTTTGTTAACGTGTTTGATAATGTGAATGATTTGTCAATGCATGTTACATGATATGCATGATATGTTTTTAACCCTAAACCTCCAACCACCTTTCCTGACCTAAtcaagttttacatttttaccaggtaaatattactttttatgtctatataaaaaaaaataaagattcttaCATTTAGCACAGAAACTAACTTTTCTGAAGTatcaaggagaaaaaaaaaagtactttctgTGTGTTAATGAATGATTTGTCGGTGCATGTTACTGCAAAGAAAAACGTTAGATGAAATGTTCTTGTCTTGCTGATGATttggatttcattttatttttcaacccttaaaggagtagttcacttccagaataaaaatgttgTTATGTCTTTCTTAAGTCGCAATGAAATGAAGATTTTTGAGcaaaatatttactttacatGCATTTAATGTATTCTCTTGGAATATGTTGTTTTACGTGAAAATGTGTTGAAATGATGCCATTTCATGATGATTACAAATGCAAAGTAAGAAGCAGTTTGGCAGATGTTGCCCTTGTTGAAGAAGCTGAATATGGTGCATCACAAGTGTGTACATACAACAATAAAAGTCCGAATGCATTTGTGATGACAAAATGCAATCATGTGCCATTCAAAGTTATGTGCTGATGCACATTAACAGAGATTCTTACAAACATTTCTGTACCAGTCTCTTAATTTTGCAAATACTTGAAAACCAGGTTTGTGCTATCGTCCTTATGCTACGCTATAACGAAGTCTCCACGCAGGATCCGTTACGGTGCAGTGAATGGTGATCGCGACCGACGCAGCCCTCGTTGCGGTGAATAATCAGTACGGGAAAATACAGAGCATCCTGATAGGCCGGCGGCGAAGGTGGGCTCTCCTCATTGGCCGACTGATCAGCCAGGCATCGTGTGCTTTCCGTCGGACATCTGGGATCGTTCAGGCTGCTACTGTGACTTCTCCAAAGACAGCTGCGGCGCGAGCCGTACAAACGGCCTAGAGACAAACGGCTGCTGCTGAAAGGCAAACGCGGCAAACGTGGACTGCTACTGTTGCAGATGCTCAACGCGCTTCGCGAGAAGATTGACGAGCTGCTGATGGAGCGATGGCAGCGTTCGCAGTTCTGCCGGTATCCACCAAAGCCGTTTCCGCCAGCCGCACCGATGCCACGCGGCGAGAAAGTGTTGCAGCTGGACTGCTGCGCCAGATCCATAAGAACAGCTTCAGAGTAACTGGGAACCAGCTGTTGGTTGGAACGAATGTGCCACTCGAGCTCCGTGCTGTCGATGGTGTTGACCCTCGGGATGTGACGACAAAACGGACGCTCATCCAGAGGCGCAACAGCGACATAGTCGAACCCGAAAAGCTTCTCCACGTGGTAGTGAACATACGCCGTGCGGTACTCCATCAAGACCCGCAACGGCCAGGATAAAGTCAACACCGCTGCTAACCAGAAGCTACACTGCGATGCATACCAAGGCAAGCCATCTGGATCAGCGAAGGCAAGCATGTATTCCTTAAACTCCACGTTTTTTAGATGCATCCCTTCACGCGCTTCCATATAATCGTCCAATCCTTCGTTCTCGGTGAAGAACTGCGCTCTTTGCGTCAAATAGGAGTTCTCGGATTCAACATTGGCAAAACTGAAGCACTTCGTGAAGCGCAGCTTAGTCACCGGAAAGCCTTCCAGTCCTGTGAGGTGTCTCGAGATGTCTTTAACCCCACAGTTCCCGTAATCGAACTCGGCCTCCGCGACGTGCGTGTTGACGCGCTCGTGGTAAACCTGCGTGGTTGTGTAGGCGTCGCCGTTGCGATACCGCGTCACTTGTCTCGTCCGGCGTATGTAATGGTAGCTTATAGCCTTCCACCAGATGCACGGCGTGGCTTGTTGCATGCGTTGCACGCGCTCGGCAATGCTCTCCAGATCTACTTTAAACTGGAGTTTGTTGCGCAAGAAGCAGTGCCAACACTCCACCAGGTAAACCATGTAGAGCATTACGAGGAAAGCCACCGGGATGTAGATGTAGCCGTTAGAACAGGGACTGTCATGGTACAGCATGGACTTTCCCTTGAAAGCACTGTCGAAGGTGAGGCGCGTGACCTTCGTGACCTGACACCAGGTCATCGCGATCACACAGCAGTACATCAGCAGTGACAGAAGGAGGCATTTCCAGTGTGAGTCGCGGCACAGGGACTTGTTCAAAGACTGCTTCACTGGACGTTGCTGTAAAGatataaacagagagagagaaagaggtgaaaaacTTAAGCTGATTGAAAAGTTGTTTGGGCAAATGGGAAAATGGTGGTCCAGTTCTCTTAAAAATAACCCTTCAATCCACAAAATGTTCTTTGTAGTGGAAAAGAAttgtttagatcattaaaatgtactgtacacTAAGAAACAAATAGTTATTTTGAGAAGGGCTGCTATAGCATCACtgctatataaacaaaaacaaaaaaacatatgaaACCATTATGTTTAAGAGTGTACTGAACATTCTTACAAACTTCTTTGAATTTATCTTCCAACATTTCTAAACTTCTTTCTTAAGAGGATTTCGGTGAATCCGGCCCCAGGGCTGTAAACGTTGGAATCAAACGCATTTGATTGATCAGAAGAATCTGATGAGGTCATCTTTTGCAAAAATATCTATCTACAACCCAACgctttttcttcttattttctaactTAAGAGTAAGGTTAagaatggttttcttttttttccctcaagaCTGTTCTACAGACAAAACCTAAATACATCTTGAAATTACAATATATCCAATGGTGTCCTGAATTTTAAATTTTTCCCTTTTAGGAACTTTttgagaaccttttttttttaagaactgcacacacacacacacacacacacacacacacaaattaacattacattatttttctaaaaataaaggttctttatttgcTTTGAAGGTTCCATTGacaacctttaacatccatgaatCATTTCCATTCCAAAAGGTTTTTAGAattttaaaatattcttcacactTAGAAAAAATTGAATTCTTTTAGAAACTGTTCACTGAGAGGGACTTTGGGGAATCAAAAATTCTTCTTCTTTGgcatttacataatttacattaattcatttagcagacagtttaaaaacatatatatatatatggccaaaGGTCGAAGGTCATCACAGCCCTTTTTGGCCATCTATGTTCAAACAACCCTTttgcaacctttatttttaacagtgtaggatttactttaaaaaaaattccacattgctagtaaatttcatccataattacaaagaaatagcaATTAAGTAACAAGTAAAtcaaacatgaaattttgaagtaaaaaaaacaaacaaaaaacgaataatctttgttttattaagAACTTCAAAAAATATGGTTCTTGAAAAGCCTTAGTTTGAGACCAAGAATGGACAAAATACAAAGATCATGTAATCATATTCATGCTGAACAAACTCCTCTGGGTTTTATTTAGCTGTTTCTGGAGTATTTGATTGCGTAGCTGTCTTATGCCTTTAACATGGCAGCTGGCATTAAATAATTGATGATCTTCTTCCATAATTATCCGCTCTACCTTTTACCCTCACGACTGGAGCTCTCAGCGAGAACCACAGCACTTATGAAGTATTTCTCAGCCATTAATATACAATGCATAATACTCTCATTTGTGTTTTGTATTTGAGTCTCTTTGCTTTTGTCATTTGAGGGAATTCCAAAAAAATCAGTGCCAGAATATTATACGTCCTGTGGCTCACAAGTCTTTATATGGGAAAAAGACTGAATAAGAGATGTATTCGAAAACAAtgacgattttttttttcaaaaacaaaatgggTTTCTCAGGTTTTGCCCAAAAATcatataagttaaaaaaaaaaaaaaaaaaattgaggttgTATGAGGACATTCTGCAGGGAAAGGTTGGTTCATGAAACACAACGTGTACTTAAAAGTTTAAACAGACCATTAAAGCaagattttcttaaaaataataatgaactgAAATCATTTTGCATGgtggaaaaaaaactaaatacatccCAAATGGGATATAAttgtgttaactaaaactaaaaccataaaaacatttgaattacttgaaataaaaaaaaatatgaaaaaaaaaaagatttcatctAGCTGCCAACAGTGTTAGTGCcatattgagatactattatagtttttattaatattttgaattagattttgtatttaatttttctgtttaactggttaattctatttatttattttttgtaattttgtgagggtttttccccatttatttacttaaaacatctatatagttttattttattagtgttttagccgaaatgaaaatgataagtgttgactgaaataaatacatttaaatttgtaaataaatgaatttgttatatttcagaaaatgtattttatttaaaataacaaaagattatttgatggttttatttttagttgaacTATATTAacctaatatatttaaaactaataACTAACATTGtgaaactatatagacatatataaaataaaaactaaaatttttactaaaatgaaaattaaaaattactataaaataaattgatataaaatataaaaataaaacatcattcaaaacattaacaaaaaactcCTAACCAcatttgatttgtgtttgttgatttgtttataatgcatatttatgtattaaacagTTTATGGACAATCATGGTGTTCTGTCTTTATAGTGAAATTGgattaataatgtataataacaacaaaaacaaaaacaatgttatTGCTATCTAGAAAAAGGTTCATAAAGGAACTGATTCCTTTAAGTGAAGGTTCCAATTAGAACCTTTTCAAAAAGGTTCAAAAATGAACCTTTAAGGTTCCCCCACAGTTGCAATCTCCAGGAACCTCAAAAGGTTCATTTTTgaaccttttcttctaagagtgtAGGTATATTTGTAACGTGTGATATTGTGGGGTTAATGCCAAAAAATGTGGTTTAACTAGTTACTAGTCACATCAGCTAACTAATTTCCTCTGAATGACCTTCATAGATTAAGCTAATTTGGTCTTTGAATATATCAATTAGATGCTGTTAAATTTGTACACATATTATAGTTATACAAATCACTTTTCTTTGAGCTGAAAGTGTTTGATGCACATAATTTCTTATAGGCACTAATTAGTGAATAACAAGCTTTCAGTGACACAGAGGGGCATTTACACTTAATCACTTCTGAGAAAATAATGATCAAACCAGTTAATCACCAAATGAAGTGTAGAGCATGAGATGAACCAATCCCAACAGAGAAAACACATTTGCTTCCAGCCTTACTGTGTTAGTTGAAGCTGAAGCTATTGTGAAACAAAGCCTCTGTGTTGTGCTCAAGGCCGAGACCCGAGGCTCTGTCAGACGCTGCAGTGAAAACACATGCTCTGAGTCTCGCTGCTGTCACACTGTATATTTTGGGAGGTGTGAGCGAGGCGTCCCACTTTCATTCGCACTATTTTAGTCCTGTGGAGTTTTATTAAGGCAACATAGCTGCCAATTCATGAGGTTTAGATCATCAGGGAGACCCTGGCTGTTGATAACGTGTCAGTGAGAACAAAGTTTCATGAATTCTCagtctaaaatatatttaaaaaaattattacaaacaaCTTAAATGTGACTGGGTGATTCTCACAAAATGCAGGTCACatttaaacccccccccccaacaaaatttttttttttaaacaataacattattaaagatatagaatttatgtatttattctaaaataatttaagaattgttttgcatatttttgtACATTAATTTTATAACAATCAAGCATGCGCTTAAAGCaactagaattattattattactattcataaattatatataatttatgtaccTAAATcatacaataattattttaacatattattttaatgactatCAAGCATATTCTTGTATTCAGAATATActacaaattataaaaatacaattatatataatttatgtaaacaataattcaaatataatttaataatttgaggACTATTTTAATCAAAAACTCATACATTATTTTCAGAACAAATCACTCAATTAGTAAACAatactaattacatttaaattgtgctataaatTATAGTAAACACATtgttttaattacaataaaaatattacaaaaaatattacaaaaagtgtgtttctctttctttccttctttctttctctttttttggatTTGGTGATGAAATATGACTATGACGTTTCCTGAAATCCACTCTATTACTGTCTGCCACTGCATTGAACGTGTAATTGGTTTATACAGTCTATTACTACAGTAGTCTACAGTAGACAGATAGATATGGATATTTGTGTGTGTCTCCtttcactgcacacacacacacacacacactcacaatcctCCCCATGTTCGAGTCAATTAAACATAAACCGCGTTGCATTAATTAGCTTTCGGTGAAACATACAGAATAAAGCGTCTATCCGTTCTCTTCCGTCGCAGGTTTGTAACAAAGGTTTTCAAGCCTCGCGTCGAGATGAACGCGCGCGCCGCGGCTGAACTCACCGATTCCCGCGGCGCGTCCGTCTGCTCGTGGAGGACATCAACAGCACTGCTGTCCGTCACCGGAGCTGCTGGAGACATGATGAAGAAGAAGACGATCCTGGAGCATCACAGCCATGTGTCCAGATCCTCAGCGAGGCAGCATCCTCCCACACCTCAGGACTCAGGACTTGAGGGATTGCAGGCTGTCCGGGCACCCGCGGACATCTCCCTCGGGACTGCTGTTTTGCAAATAAAAGATCGAATCTGAGTCACGTCGAAATGCAGAAATCGAATCGAAATGCGAAGCGCATCCACGTGCACACGAGCTCGTGAACGCGGAGTGAATGACAATGAGGCGCGAGATGCATCCACACGGATGCGCAGCTCAGATCCAGgtaacgagagagagagagagagagagagagagaaagagagagagagagagagagacgtgaccTTGACTCTATGCATCGGTTTCTCATTTCTTATCAGCCCTTGTGAATATTAGCCTTTTAACACCAATAGCCAATTTGCATGTTCCCATTCATCAGTATATAACGGGTTGCATGGAATTAGAAAGAAATCAAATACTGTACAATGTATTTTATAAtcgatttatataatataaattatgtgtgaaaagttattttaactttgattaaattatttgatcaaaatcaaataatttatcAATAACATAAGGTTATTAGTATTTTTGTTCTATTAATAATAGCCAGTTTGCATTTTCTGTTTCACCACAACTTAATGAGTCACgcagaataaaaaacaaacaaaaaaatcatgaACAGCATGCTTTTTAGTCTTAAGCAgtttcttctcttttctttctgTTGTTCTATATGATTATTCCCCTCTTTTAAAACATTGATTTGATCTTTCTGAAATCATAATTAAGGGTCTGACGTCATAATCAACTACCCACATGGACACAAAACTCTTAAAGTCTTTGTTGCTCAACACAAACACTGACTCTGATCTTATATACACCACCGAATGTCATTTTAGATGAAATAACCCTGGAATGGAAAGTCAATGTGAGacttttatttaacctttaaaaTGTGAAAAGATCAAGTAGCCTACACTTCAACCTTCTGCAGAAGTTTTGTGCAGTACTAGTCTGTAAggctatattatataatttttgtcGATattcaaccaaccaatcacacaGAGTTCAGAATTTAAACAGACTACAGCGCCACATTGTGGTCATTGTTAGGGGTCATTGTTCTATTCAAGTCAATCTACAAATAACAAAAGcattgaagataaaaaaaaaaagatttttaaaatactAAACATGAGTAGATTTACGTGCATGTGTGAAATCATTTATATTCTTATCTTAAAACGCATAATTTCTAAAGAAATTTCTCAGGATTGTTATGTAGTCGAATATATCAGGCTACAAGCCTAAACAGGCTAATATTCAATGCACATTTATAAATTTCAATTTGATGACTATTTTTCATGTGATTCTAACCAACACGTGCACTCCTGGGGAAACCCATAAATGTCCAGATCGAAGCTGTGTTGCAACTCGAGGTTGAAATGAAGGACTCCATAAAGCCAGTCGATTCGTTTTAGGAAGTTGTCGGGTGTCCAGAAAAGAGAACAGGTCTGTAGTTTTGGTCTTCTAGGAGATTCCGTGGGGTTGTCAGGTTGTGTTTGGACTGCAGTTGAAATGGTATGGGTTTGCCACTCCCTGAAGGGAATTCCCACTTTAGACGGCTTGAAAGCCGCTTTAACTCCGCCTACAGTGCCGCTTCCCCATGAGCTTCACTTTAC
The genomic region above belongs to Carassius carassius chromosome 18, fCarCar2.1, whole genome shotgun sequence and contains:
- the tmem151ba gene encoding transmembrane protein 151B, with protein sequence MSPAAPVTDSSAVDVLHEQTDAPRESQRPVKQSLNKSLCRDSHWKCLLLSLLMYCCVIAMTWCQVTKVTRLTFDSAFKGKSMLYHDSPCSNGYIYIPVAFLVMLYMVYLVECWHCFLRNKLQFKVDLESIAERVQRMQQATPCIWWKAISYHYIRRTRQVTRYRNGDAYTTTQVYHERVNTHVAEAEFDYGNCGVKDISRHLTGLEGFPVTKLRFTKCFSFANVESENSYLTQRAQFFTENEGLDDYMEAREGMHLKNVEFKEYMLAFADPDGLPWYASQCSFWLAAVLTLSWPLRVLMEYRTAYVHYHVEKLFGFDYVAVAPLDERPFCRHIPRVNTIDSTELEWHIRSNQQLVPSYSEAVLMDLAQQSSCNTFSPRGIGAAGGNGFGGYRQNCERCHRSISSSSIFSRSALSICNSSSPRLPRLPFSSSRLSLGRLYGSRRSCLWRSHSSSLNDPRCPTESTRCLADQSANEESPPSPPAYQDALYFPVLIIHRNEGCVGRDHHSLHRNGSCVETSL